A DNA window from Amycolatopsis sp. DSM 110486 contains the following coding sequences:
- a CDS encoding CaiB/BaiF CoA-transferase family protein → MQRRPLRGIRVLDLTNVLAGPYCSYQLMLFGAEVVKVEVPGSGDLARSLGPDAELNRAGLGASFLAQNAGKKSIELNLKDAVQRALFEDLVRGADVLLENYRAGVLERLGFGWDRLRQLNGRLVYCAISGFGQSGPLSQAPAYDQIIQGLSGMMSVTGTEDTAPLRVGFPVADTVGGLMAALSISSALVGRERSGEGCFLDLSMLEASISAMGWVVSNYVISGIPPEPMGRENATAAPSGTFFAADGPLNIAANRQEQFVTLCGLVGRPDLVADPRFADREDRKRHRAELSDELNRALRLRNSQEWETELSAAGVPAARILTVPQALKSEQLAHRGFFTEIGFPSDPERTLRASGNGVLVDGEPLRPTAAPPWLGQHNDEAAELVRRWRATGIPSPARPIPDQVSPGRTERD, encoded by the coding sequence ATGCAGAGGAGACCGCTTCGCGGCATCCGGGTACTGGACCTGACGAATGTTCTCGCCGGTCCGTACTGCAGCTACCAGCTGATGCTCTTCGGTGCCGAGGTGGTGAAGGTCGAGGTCCCCGGATCCGGGGACCTGGCCAGGAGCCTGGGACCGGACGCGGAGCTCAACCGGGCGGGCCTCGGCGCCTCGTTCCTGGCGCAGAACGCCGGCAAGAAGTCGATCGAGCTGAACTTGAAGGACGCGGTGCAGCGCGCGCTGTTCGAGGACCTCGTCCGTGGGGCCGACGTCCTGCTCGAGAACTACCGCGCCGGAGTGCTGGAGCGGCTCGGCTTCGGCTGGGACCGGTTGCGGCAGCTGAACGGCCGGCTCGTCTACTGCGCGATCTCGGGGTTCGGGCAGTCCGGACCATTGAGCCAGGCACCCGCCTACGACCAGATCATCCAGGGCCTGTCGGGAATGATGAGCGTCACCGGCACGGAGGACACCGCCCCCCTGCGGGTCGGCTTCCCGGTCGCGGACACCGTGGGCGGGCTGATGGCGGCGCTGTCGATTTCCTCGGCGCTGGTCGGCCGTGAGCGGTCCGGCGAGGGCTGTTTCCTCGACCTGTCGATGCTCGAGGCGTCCATTTCGGCGATGGGCTGGGTGGTGTCCAACTACGTCATCAGCGGAATCCCTCCGGAGCCGATGGGACGGGAGAACGCGACGGCCGCGCCGTCCGGGACCTTCTTCGCCGCGGACGGCCCCCTCAACATCGCCGCGAACCGGCAGGAGCAGTTCGTGACGCTGTGCGGTCTGGTGGGACGGCCGGATCTGGTGGCGGACCCGCGGTTCGCCGATCGAGAAGACCGCAAACGCCATCGCGCCGAACTCAGCGACGAGCTCAACCGGGCGTTGCGGCTTCGAAACTCGCAGGAGTGGGAGACGGAGCTGTCGGCTGCCGGAGTGCCCGCCGCCCGCATCCTGACGGTGCCGCAGGCACTGAAATCCGAACAGCTCGCGCACCGCGGATTCTTCACCGAGATCGGGTTCCCCAGTGATCCCGAGCGAACCCTGCGCGCCAGCGGCAACGGCGTGCTCGTCGACGGTGAACCACTCCGACCGACCGCTGCGCCACCGTGGCTCGGGCAGCACAACGACGAAGCCGCCGAACTCGTCCGGCGCTGGCGCGCCACCGGCATCCCGTCGCCGGCACGCCCGATCCCCGACCAGGTGTCGCCCGGCCGAACCGAAAGGGACTGA